A window of Oikeobacillus pervagus contains these coding sequences:
- a CDS encoding thiazole biosynthesis adenylyltransferase ThiF, whose product MERYSRQILFPPIGEEGQLQLARKHVLIVGAGALGSSIAEMLVRSGVGKLTMIDRDYVEASNLQRQHLFSEEDAEMRWPKAVAAEKRLSEINSSVEIEAIVGDADAVKLEQLAPTIDLIMDGTDNFETRFVINDISQKYKIPWVYGGCVGSYGMSYTIIPGKTPCLQCLLKNIPMQGMTCDTVGVISPAVQMVTSYQTAEALKILTGHTEEVRPTFVSFDLWRNEHIAIKAGGLKSEDCLSCGSHPQYPFLSYETKTKTAVLCGRNTVQIRPPKGTTYSLQQLALRWKKAGFEVNGNPYLLSVKTDDGHMILFQDGRALIHGTNDEIKAKKIYQSLIG is encoded by the coding sequence ATGGAACGTTATTCAAGACAAATCCTATTTCCGCCAATTGGTGAGGAAGGTCAATTACAATTAGCCAGGAAGCACGTCTTAATCGTTGGGGCAGGTGCTTTAGGATCTAGTATTGCCGAGATGCTCGTTCGATCGGGTGTTGGGAAATTAACGATGATTGACCGTGATTATGTAGAAGCAAGCAACTTACAGCGGCAGCATTTATTTAGTGAGGAAGATGCAGAGATGAGGTGGCCCAAAGCAGTGGCCGCAGAAAAAAGACTTAGTGAAATCAATTCCTCTGTTGAAATAGAAGCAATAGTGGGGGATGCAGATGCTGTGAAGTTAGAGCAGTTAGCTCCCACCATCGATCTGATCATGGACGGAACAGATAATTTTGAAACAAGATTTGTCATTAATGATATTTCTCAAAAATATAAGATTCCTTGGGTGTATGGGGGATGTGTCGGTAGTTATGGGATGAGTTACACGATTATACCTGGGAAAACTCCTTGTTTACAATGCTTATTAAAAAATATTCCTATGCAAGGGATGACATGTGATACGGTTGGGGTGATTAGTCCTGCTGTGCAAATGGTGACCTCCTACCAAACAGCAGAAGCATTAAAAATCTTAACAGGCCATACGGAGGAGGTTCGCCCAACGTTTGTAAGTTTTGATTTATGGCGAAATGAGCATATTGCGATAAAAGCGGGGGGATTAAAAAGCGAAGATTGCTTATCCTGCGGTTCTCATCCCCAGTATCCCTTTTTATCTTATGAAACCAAAACAAAGACAGCTGTTTTATGTGGAAGAAATACAGTGCAAATTAGACCCCCAAAAGGAACAACTTATTCCTTACAGCAGCTCGCATTACGTTGGAAAAAGGCAGGGTTTGAGGTAAATGGAAACCCTTATTTACTATCGGTGAAAACTGATGATGGCCATATGATTCTCTTTCAAGATGGACGTGCCCTAATTCATGGAACAAACGATGAAATAAAGGCCAAAAAAATATATCAAAGTTTGATCGGGTAA
- the moaD gene encoding molybdopterin converting factor subunit 1, with the protein MNKVLFFAHLKEEVGKEKIEIDGNGKSIADLKVRVEEEYGLTNLNSVMTAVNEEFVSHDYVIQEGDVIAFIPPVSGG; encoded by the coding sequence TTGAATAAGGTATTATTTTTTGCCCATTTAAAAGAAGAGGTTGGAAAAGAGAAAATAGAGATAGATGGAAATGGAAAAAGCATAGCCGATTTAAAAGTAAGGGTTGAAGAAGAGTATGGACTCACTAATTTGAACTCTGTGATGACGGCGGTTAATGAAGAATTTGTATCACATGATTATGTGATTCAAGAGGGTGATGTGATTGCTTTCATTCCGCCAGTTAGTGGTGGATAA
- a CDS encoding molybdenum cofactor biosynthesis protein MoaE, which produces MYKITDEPIQTNDVVNAVIRPEAGAIVTFFGTVRELTAGKRTLYLQYEAYQSMAEKKLHQIGEEISQKWPDARTAIIHRIGRLEISDLAVAIAVSTPHRNDAYEANRYAIERIKEMVPIWKKEHWEDGQEWIGNQQGTKEYRSGKPEKGDLT; this is translated from the coding sequence ATGTATAAAATTACAGATGAACCGATTCAAACAAATGATGTAGTGAATGCCGTTATTCGTCCAGAAGCGGGTGCAATTGTTACTTTTTTTGGAACTGTGAGGGAGTTAACAGCAGGGAAGCGAACTCTTTATTTACAATATGAAGCATATCAATCTATGGCGGAGAAGAAGCTGCATCAAATCGGAGAAGAAATATCGCAAAAATGGCCAGATGCTCGCACGGCTATTATTCATCGAATTGGAAGACTTGAAATATCTGATCTAGCGGTGGCGATCGCTGTTTCCACTCCTCATAGAAATGATGCATATGAAGCAAACCGCTATGCGATCGAAAGAATTAAAGAGATGGTACCAATTTGGAAGAAGGAACATTGGGAAGATGGTCAAGAATGGATTGGAAATCAACAAGGGACAAAGGAATATCGATCAGGGAAGCCTGAGAAAGGGGATTTAACTTGA